The Equus caballus isolate H_3958 breed thoroughbred chromosome 13, TB-T2T, whole genome shotgun sequence genome includes a window with the following:
- the QPRT gene encoding nicotinate-nucleotide pyrophosphorylase [carboxylating] isoform X3, protein MFEIQFLYLYVGMSPCGLALLLPPATLATLVDGWLREDCPSFNHAGLVTGAAPSQAALWAKSPGILAGRPFFDAIFAHVNCQVSWLFPEGSKLVPVAKVAEVRGPANCLLLGERVALNMLARCSGVASAAAAAVEAARGTGWAGHVAGTRKTTPGFRLVEKYGLLVGGAASHRYDLGGLVMVKDNHVMAAGGVEKAVQGARQAADFALKVEVECSSLQEAVEAAEAGADLVLLDNFRPEELHRTAAALKARFPGVGVEASGGITLGNLPQFCGPHIDVISLGMLTQAAPALDFSLKLFAEGATPVPYTHRT, encoded by the exons gCCTGGCACTCCTGCTGCCCCCTGCCACTCTGGCCACCCTGGTGGATGGCTGGCTCCGAGAAGACTGCCCAAGCTTCAATCATGCAGGCTTGGTCACGGGGGCAGCCCCCTCGCAGGCAGCATTGTGGGCCAAGTCCCCAGGGATACTGGCTGGGAGGCCTTTCTTTGATGCCATCTTTGCCCACGTCAACTGCCAGGTCTCTTGGCTCTTCCCCGAGGGATCAAAGCTGGTGCCTGTGGCCAAGGTGGCAGAGGTCCGGGGCCCTGCCAACTGCCTGCTGCTGGGGGAGCGGGTGGCCCTGAACATGCTGGCCCGCTGCAGTGGAGTTGCCAGTGCTGCCGCTGCGGCTGTGGAAGCTGCCAGGGGAACCGGCTGGGCCGGGCACGTGGCGGGCACGAGGAAGACCACACCAGGCTTCCGGCTGGTGGAGAAGTATGGGCTCCTAGTGGGCGGGGCCGCCTCCCACCGTTATGACCTGGGAGGGCTGGTGATGGTGAAGGACAACCACGTCATGGCAGCTGGTGGTGTGGAAAAG GCGGTGCAAGGGGCCCGGCAGGCAGCCGACTTTGCCCTGAAGGTGGAAGTGGAGTGCAGCAGCCTGCAGGAGGCTGTGGAGGCGGCCGAAGCAGGTGCGGACCTCGTCTTGCTGGACAACTTCAGGCCTGAG GAGCTGCACCGCACGGCGGCAGCACTGAAGGCCCGGTTCCCAGGTGTGGGCGTGGAGGCCAGCGGGGGCATCACGCTGGGCAACCTTCCTCAGTTCTGTGGGCCCCACATCGATGTCATCTCTTTGGGGATGCTGACCCAGGCTGCCCCGGCCCTCGATTTCTCCCTCAAGCTGTTTGCTGAAGGGGCCACTCCAGTGCCCTACACCCACCGGACCTAA
- the QPRT gene encoding nicotinate-nucleotide pyrophosphorylase [carboxylating] isoform X4: MDPEGLALLLPPATLATLVDGWLREDCPSFNHAGLVTGAAPSQAALWAKSPGILAGRPFFDAIFAHVNCQVSWLFPEGSKLVPVAKVAEVRGPANCLLLGERVALNMLARCSGVASAAAAAVEAARGTGWAGHVAGTRKTTPGFRLVEKYGLLVGGAASHRYDLGGLVMVKDNHVMAAGGVEKAVQGARQAADFALKVEVECSSLQEAVEAAEAGADLVLLDNFRPEELHRTAAALKARFPGVGVEASGGITLGNLPQFCGPHIDVISLGMLTQAAPALDFSLKLFAEGATPVPYTHRT, translated from the exons gCCTGGCACTCCTGCTGCCCCCTGCCACTCTGGCCACCCTGGTGGATGGCTGGCTCCGAGAAGACTGCCCAAGCTTCAATCATGCAGGCTTGGTCACGGGGGCAGCCCCCTCGCAGGCAGCATTGTGGGCCAAGTCCCCAGGGATACTGGCTGGGAGGCCTTTCTTTGATGCCATCTTTGCCCACGTCAACTGCCAGGTCTCTTGGCTCTTCCCCGAGGGATCAAAGCTGGTGCCTGTGGCCAAGGTGGCAGAGGTCCGGGGCCCTGCCAACTGCCTGCTGCTGGGGGAGCGGGTGGCCCTGAACATGCTGGCCCGCTGCAGTGGAGTTGCCAGTGCTGCCGCTGCGGCTGTGGAAGCTGCCAGGGGAACCGGCTGGGCCGGGCACGTGGCGGGCACGAGGAAGACCACACCAGGCTTCCGGCTGGTGGAGAAGTATGGGCTCCTAGTGGGCGGGGCCGCCTCCCACCGTTATGACCTGGGAGGGCTGGTGATGGTGAAGGACAACCACGTCATGGCAGCTGGTGGTGTGGAAAAG GCGGTGCAAGGGGCCCGGCAGGCAGCCGACTTTGCCCTGAAGGTGGAAGTGGAGTGCAGCAGCCTGCAGGAGGCTGTGGAGGCGGCCGAAGCAGGTGCGGACCTCGTCTTGCTGGACAACTTCAGGCCTGAG GAGCTGCACCGCACGGCGGCAGCACTGAAGGCCCGGTTCCCAGGTGTGGGCGTGGAGGCCAGCGGGGGCATCACGCTGGGCAACCTTCCTCAGTTCTGTGGGCCCCACATCGATGTCATCTCTTTGGGGATGCTGACCCAGGCTGCCCCGGCCCTCGATTTCTCCCTCAAGCTGTTTGCTGAAGGGGCCACTCCAGTGCCCTACACCCACCGGACCTAA